The genomic DNA TGATAGTGTTTACAGTTATATTTGGAAGACTAGCAAAATTACCATCTGAAGGAGTACCTTACCCCATTCTCGTCTTTTCAGCCATGTTACCTTGGCAGTTTTTCGCCAATTCGCTGTCAGAATGTAGTAGTAGTTTAGTTACCAATGCCAGACTAATTTCTAAAATATATTTCCCTCGTTTAGTTGTACCTACAAGTGCAATAGTAGTTAGTTTTGTGGACTTTATGATTTCGGGGATGATTTTACTAGCCTTGATGATTTGGTATAATTTCGTTCCCAGTTGGCGAATTTTGACCTTACCCTTATTTATTACTATTGCCTTTGCTGCTTCAATGGGAGCAGGTTTATGGTTTGCATCCTTAAATGTTCAATATCGGGATTTCCGTTATATTGTGCCATTTATTGTCCAGTTTGGTTTGTATGTTTCACCCGTAGGATTTAGTAGCAGTGTTGTTCCTGAAAAGTGGAGATTGCTATACTCAATTAACCCGATGGTAGGCGTAATAGATGGTTTCCGTTGGGCAATTTTAGGTGGTAAAGCAACTTTATATTTACCAGGGTTTTGTCTATCCTTAATACTCGTATTTTCATTATTGTTTAGTGGCATTTGGTACTTTCGCAAAATGGAAAGAACGTTCGCCGATGTGATTTAGATTGGCTGGCTGATAGAATATCTTTTAGTAGTCAAGGTTGATGATTTTTTATATCTGATTCTGATTCATCTGTTGATGAAAAAGGTTTTATATTAAAATAAAATTAAGCATAAAGCGTTGACTTTAATGAAATATATTGCATGAGTCTGAAATATTACGAAATAAGAGAATCAAGATTTTAAATCTGTGGATATTAATTTAAAATTAAAATAAATTAAAAACAAATGTCTTATCCAATTATTCGCGTTGAGAACCTGGGTAAAAAATATATTATTGGACTCCAGCAAAAGGAAAAATATACAGCATTGCGTGATGTAATATCTAACAAGGTCAAATCTCTTGGTAGTTTAATCAACCCAAAAGCTGTCAAAGAAAATCCAAATTTGGAAGAATTTTGGGCTTTAAAAGATTTATTTTTTGATATTAAACAAGGCGATAGAGTTGGAATTATTGGGCGTAATGGTGCAGGAAAATCAACTTTATTAAAAATTTTAAGCAGGATTACAGAACCCACTGAAGGACGCATAAATATTAAGGGACGAGTTGCTAGTTTATTGGAAGTGGGAACAGGTTTTCATCCAGAGTTAACAGGAAGAGAAAATATATATCTTAATGGTGCAATTCTGGGAATGAGTAAAGCCGAAATTAAACGCAAATTTGATGAAATTGTAGACTTTTCTGAGGTAGAGAAGTTTTTGGATACCCCAGTAAAACATTACTCTTCTGGGATGTATGTAAGGTTAGCTTTTGCAGTAGCAGCACATTTAGAACCGGAGATTTTAGTTGTAGATGAAGTATTAGCGGTAGGAGATGCAGCATTTCAAAAAAAGTGTTTAGGAAAAATGGAAAATGTAGCATCTGAAGGGCGAACAATTTTATTTGTGAGTCATAATATTGGCGCAGTTCGCGCACTTTGTAATCAAGGCATTGTCTTGAATGCGGGAACAATTATTAAACAAGGAAATGCAGAAGATTGCATTAGTGAATATTTAGCAAAAGTTGCTAACAACCAAGCTGAATCAGGAGAAACTATATGGGATATAGATGATGCTCCAGGTAGTGAAAATTTTAGGTTATCAAAGGTAGCAATATTCTCCAATAGTGGAGAAATAAGATCATCATTCTCTGCTCAGGAAGAAATTATCATTCACATTCACTATCAGTTATTCAAAAATATAGAAGGGATGCGTCTAGTTTTACAAGTGTTAACCCAAACTGGTGAGATAGCATTTACAACTACAGACCATGGACAACGCCAGAGTGAAAACGGCTTACCTGGACATCATACTTCTATATGTCGTATTCCTGGAAAATTGATGAACTTGAGTAATTATGTGATCAAACTATGGGCAGGAATTCCAGGTAAACAGTATCTCTTAGAACCCATTGAACTGATGATGTTTTCGGTTGTTGGTGCTGGAAATCATCACTC from Okeanomitos corallinicola TIOX110 includes the following:
- a CDS encoding ABC transporter permease, whose product is MKDISSPPELIIEAGRTEGQYWKDLWRYRELFYFLAWRDILVRYKQTVIGIAWALIRPFLTMIVFTVIFGRLAKLPSEGVPYPILVFSAMLPWQFFANSLSECSSSLVTNARLISKIYFPRLVVPTSAIVVSFVDFMISGMILLALMIWYNFVPSWRILTLPLFITIAFAASMGAGLWFASLNVQYRDFRYIVPFIVQFGLYVSPVGFSSSVVPEKWRLLYSINPMVGVIDGFRWAILGGKATLYLPGFCLSLILVFSLLFSGIWYFRKMERTFADVI
- a CDS encoding ABC transporter ATP-binding protein, producing the protein MSYPIIRVENLGKKYIIGLQQKEKYTALRDVISNKVKSLGSLINPKAVKENPNLEEFWALKDLFFDIKQGDRVGIIGRNGAGKSTLLKILSRITEPTEGRINIKGRVASLLEVGTGFHPELTGRENIYLNGAILGMSKAEIKRKFDEIVDFSEVEKFLDTPVKHYSSGMYVRLAFAVAAHLEPEILVVDEVLAVGDAAFQKKCLGKMENVASEGRTILFVSHNIGAVRALCNQGIVLNAGTIIKQGNAEDCISEYLAKVANNQAESGETIWDIDDAPGSENFRLSKVAIFSNSGEIRSSFSAQEEIIIHIHYQLFKNIEGMRLVLQVLTQTGEIAFTTTDHGQRQSENGLPGHHTSICRIPGKLMNLSNYVIKLWAGIPGKQYLLEPIELMMFSVVGAGNHHSTYTDYQRWPGVLCPELQWEVVSEDN